In Prunus dulcis chromosome 1, ALMONDv2, whole genome shotgun sequence, the following are encoded in one genomic region:
- the LOC117615661 gene encoding putative clathrin assembly protein At1g03050 yields MTSSKFRRALGAVKDQTSIGLAKVGSSTSLADLDVAIVKASRHEEYPTEEKYIREILSLTCYSRAYISACVNTISRRLNKTKNWIVALKTLMLVQRLLSEGDPAYEQEIFFSTRRGTRFLNMSDFRDASTSNSWDYSAFVRTYALYLDERLEFRMQSRRGKRSAFGIDEEEDPQEPPHNYANQQSCPRATPVHEMKAEKLFSRMQHVQQLLERFLACRPTGEAKTNRVVIVALFPIVKESFQIYYDITELMGVLIDRFMELEIHDCAKVFEIFCRIGKEFDELDTFYSWCKTIGIARSSEYPEVEKITPKKLEVMEEYIRDKSALAQGRKSVKALLEQQKIEEIDQETNRDDDEEEEDMNAMKALPPPESFVEESNNKEIEPVKEEETRKPQQEEGDLLNLGDDAVSSEEHADKLALALFNGATAEAKTRLPAWEAFADEADWETALVQSASHLSHQKASLGGGFDVLLLDGMYQQAEISAAMAGPGSGVSGSASSVALGSAGRPAMLALPAPPSSSDHHESSKSNVHVDPFAASLVVPPPSYVQMSDLEKKQKLLVEEQFMWQQYARDGMQGQLGLTKLQHNPHNINMGGEVQFGSILCW; encoded by the exons ATGACTTCGAGCAAGTTTAGAAGAGCCTTGGGGGCGGTGAAGGACCAGACGAGTATAGGCCTAGCTAAAGTTGGTAGCAGCACATCTCTGGCGGACCTAGACGTGGCCATTGTGAAAGCATCGAGGCACGAAGAGTACCCGACAGAGGAGAAATACATACGAGAGATTCTGAGCTTGACATGCTACTCGCGCGCCTACATCAGCGCCTGCGTCAACACCATCTCCAGGCGTCTCAACAAGACCAAGAACTGGATCGTTGCCCTCAAAACCTTAATGTTGGTCCAACGGCTGCTGTCCGAGGGCGACCCGGCTTATGAACAGGAAATATTTTTCTCCACAAGGCGCGGCACTCGCTTCCTCAACATGTCCGATTTTCGGGACGCTTCCACGTCCAATTCGTGGGACTACTCTGCGTTTGTGCGCACGTACGCCTTGTATCTGGATGAACGGCTTGAGTTCCGAATGCAAAGCCGGCGCGGGAAACGTAGTGCCTTTGGAATCGACGAAGAAGAGGATCCTCAGGAGCCGCCCCATAATTATGCTAACCAGCAGTCATGTCCCAGAGCCACGCCTGTGCATGAGATGAAAGCTGAGAAGCTTTTTTCTAGGATGCAGCATGTGCAGCAGCTCCTTGAGCGCTTCTTAGCATGTCGCCCAACAG GTGAAGCAAAGACCAACAGGGTAGTAATAGTGGCGCTGTTCCCAATAGTTAAAGAAAGCTTCCAGATATATTATGACATAACAGAACTAATGGGCGTCTTAATCGATCGCTTCATGGAGCTGGAGATCCACGACTGTGCCAAGGTGTTCGAGATATTCTGCCGCATCGGAAAGGAGTTTGATGAGCTGGACACATTCTACAGCTGGTGCAAAACCATTGGCATTGCTCGCTCCTCAGAGTATCCCGAGGTTGAGAAGATTACACCCAAGAAACTGGAGGTGATGGAGGAGTACATACGCGACAAGTCAGCCTTGGCGCAGGGCAGGAAGTCGGTCAAGGCGCTGCTGGAGCAACAGAAGATTGAGGAGATAGATCAAGAAACTAATCGGGACGacgatgaagaagaagaagatatgaaTGCCATGAAGGCCTTGCCACCACCTGAAAGTTTTGTTGAGGAAAGCAATAACAAGGAAATAGAGCCGgtaaaggaagaagaaactaGGAAACCGCAACAAGAAGAAGGGGACCTGTTGAACTTGGGAGACGACGCTGTGTCGAGCGAAGAGCATGCTGACAAATTGGCGTTGGCTTTGTTCAATGGCGCTACTGCAGAGGCAAAAACACGCCTTCCAGCATGGGAAGCCTTTGCTGATGAAGCTGATTGGGAGACGGCGTTGGTCCAGTCGGCCAGTCACTTGTCCCATCAGAAGGCGTCCCTCGGAGGCGGCTTTGACGTTTTGTTGTTGGATGGAATGTACCAGCAAGCTGAGATATCAGCGGCGATGGCTGGCCCAGGATCTGGAGTGAGTGGAAGTGCGAGTAGTGTTGCATTGGGGTCAGCAGGACGGCCTGCAATGCTAGCATTGCCTGcaccaccatcatcatcagatCATCATGAGTCTAGTAAATCAAACGTACACGTGGACCCGTTTGCTGCCTCGTTGGTGGTGCCGCCGCCTTCATACGTGCAAATGTCGGACCTGGAGAAGAAGCAGAAGCTGTTGGTGGAAGAACAGTTCATGTGGCAGCAGTATGCAAGAGATGGGATGCAAGGGCAGCTTGGATTGACAAAGCTACAACATAATCCTCACAACATCAACATGGGAG GTGAGGTTCAGTTCGGTAGCATTTTATGCTGGTAG